One window of Papio anubis isolate 15944 chromosome 10, Panubis1.0, whole genome shotgun sequence genomic DNA carries:
- the FIGN gene encoding fidgetin isoform X2, with protein sequence MQWTPEHAQWPEQHFDITSTTRSPAHKVEAYRGHLQRTYQYAWANDDISALTASNLLKKYAEKYSGILEGPVDRPVLSNYSDAPSGLVNGRKNESEPWQPSLNSEAVYPMNCVPDVITAGKAGVSSALPPTDVSASIGSSPGVASNLTEPSYSSSTCGSHTVPSLHAGLPSQEYAPGYNGSYLHSTYSSQPAPALPSPHPSPLHSSGLLQPPPPPPPPPALVPGYNGTSNLSSYSYPSASYPPQTAVGSGYSPGGAPPPPSAYLPSGIPAPTPLPPTTVPGYTYQGHGLTPIAPSALTNSSASSLKRKAFYMAGQGDMDSSYGNYSYGQQRSTQSPMYRMPDNSISNTNRGNGFDRSAETSSLAFKPTKQLMSSEQQRKFSSQSSRALTPPSYSTAKNSLGSRSSESFGKYTSPVMSEHGDEHRQLLSHPMQGPGLRAATSSNHSVDEQLKNTDTHLIDLVTNEIITQGPPVDWNDIAGLDLVKAVIKEEVLWPVLRSDAFSGLTALPRSILLFGPRGTGKTLLGRCIASQLGATFFKIAGSGLVAKWLGEAEKIIHASFLVARCRQPSVIFVSDIDMLLSSQVNEEHSPVSRMRTEFLMQLDTVLTSAEDQIVVICATSKPEEIDESLRRYFMKRLLIPLPDSTARHQIIVQLLSQHNYCLNDKEFALLVQRTEGFSGLDVAHLCQEAVVGPLHAMPATDLSAIMPSQLRPVTYQDFENAFCKIQPSISQKELDMYVEWNKMFGCSQ encoded by the coding sequence ATGCAGTGGACGCCAGAGCATGCCCAGTGGCCAGAACAGCACTTTGACATCACCTCAACCACTCGGTCTCCTGCCCACAAAGTTGAAGCCTACAGAGGTCATTTGCAGCGCACCTATCAGTACGCCTGGGCGAATGATGACATATCTGCTCTGACTGCATCCAACCTACTAAAAAAATATGCAGAGAAGTATTCCGGCATTTTGGAAGGTCCCGTGGACCGACCCGTACTCAGCAACTATTCAGACGCACCATCAGGACTAGTGAACGGTCGGAAAAATGAAAGTGAACCCTGGCAGCCTTCCTTGAATTCAGAAGCAGTTTATCCCATGAACTGTGTTCCGGATGTTATCACTGCCGGCAAAGCTGGAGTCAGTTCAGCCCTCCCTCCAACAGATGTCTCTGCGAGTATAGGGAGCTCTCCTGGGGTAGCCAGCAACCTGACAGAACCTAGTTATTCAAGTAGTACCTGTGGAAGCCACACTGTACCCAGTCTTCATGCAGGGCTCCCATCTCAGGAATATGCCCCAGGATACAACGGATCATATTTGCATTCTACTTACAGTAGTCAGCCAGCACCTGCACTTCCTTCACCTCATCCGTCTCCTTTGCATAGCTCTGGGCTCCTACAGCCCCCTCCACCACCTCCTCCGCCACCAGCCTTGGTCCCAGGCTACAATGGGACTTCTAACCTCTCCAGTTACAGCTATCCGTCTGCTAGCTATCCTCCTCAGACTGCTGTGGGGTCTGGGTACAGCCCGGGGGGGGCACCGCCTCCACCTTCAGCGTACCTGCCTTCAGGAATTCCTGCTCCCACCCCCCTACCCCCCACCACAGTTCCTGGCTACACCTACCAGGGCCATGGTTTGACGCCTATTGCACCATCGGCTCTGACAAACAGTTCAGCAAGTTCTCTCAAAAGGAAAGCTTTCTATATGGCAGGGCAAGGAGATATGGACTCCAGTTATGGAAATTACAGCTATGGCCAACAGAGATCTACACAGAGTCCTATGTACAGAATGCCCGACAACAGCATTTCAAACACAAATCGGGGGAATGGCTTTGACAGAAGTGCTGAAACATCATCCTTAGCATTTAAGCCAACGAAGCAGCTAATGTCctctgaacagcaaaggaaattCAGCAGCCAGTCCAGTAGGGCTCTGACCCCTCCTTCCTACAGTACTGCTAAAAATTCATTGGGATCAAGATCCAGTGAATCCTTTGGGAAGTACACATCGCCAGTAATGAGTGAGCATGGGGACGAGCACAGGCAGCTCCTCTCTCACCCAATGCAAGGCCCTGGACTCCGTGCAGCTACCTCATCCAACCACTCTGTGGACGAGCAACTGAAGAATACTGACACGCACCTCATCGACCTGGTAACCAATGAGATTATCACCCAAGGACCTCCAGTGGACTGGAATGACATTGCTGGTCTCGACCTGGTGAAGGCTGTCATTAAAGAGGAGGTTTTATGGCCAGTGTTGAGATCAGACGCATTCAGTGGACTGACGGCCTTACCTCGGAGCATCCTTTTATTTGGACCTCGGGGGACAGGCAAAACATTATTGGGCAGATGCATCGCTAGTCAGCTGGGGgccacatttttcaaaattgccGGTTCTGGACTAGTCGCCAAGTGGTtaggagaagcagagaaaattatCCATGCCTCTTTTCTTGTGGCCAGGTGTCGCCAGCCCTCGGTGATTTTTGTTAGTGACATTGACATGCTTCTGTCCTCTCAAGTGAATGAGGAACACAGTCCAGTGAGTCGGATGAGAACCGAATTTCTGATGCAACTGGACACTGTACTAACTTCGGCTGAGGACCAAATCGTAGTAATTTGTGCCACCAGTAAACcagaagaaatagatgaatccCTTCGGAGGTACTTCATGAAACGACTTTTAATCCCACTTCCTGACAGCACAGCGAGGCACCAGATAATAGTACAACTGCTCTCACAGCACAATTACTGTCTCAATGACAAGGAGTTTGCACTGCTTGTCCAGCGCACAGAAGGCTTTTCTGGACTAGACGTGGCTCATTTGTGTCAGGAAGCAGTGGTGGGCCCCCTCCATGCCATGCCAGCCACAGACCTTTCAGCCATTATGCCCAGCCAGTTGAGGCCCGTTACATATCAAGACTTTGAAAATGCTTTCTGCAAGATTCAGCCTAGCATATCTCAAAAGGAGCTTGATATGTATGTTGAATGGAACAAAATGTTTGGTTGCAGTCAGTGA
- the FIGN gene encoding fidgetin isoform X1, translated as MISSTSVYGLKMQWTPEHAQWPEQHFDITSTTRSPAHKVEAYRGHLQRTYQYAWANDDISALTASNLLKKYAEKYSGILEGPVDRPVLSNYSDAPSGLVNGRKNESEPWQPSLNSEAVYPMNCVPDVITAGKAGVSSALPPTDVSASIGSSPGVASNLTEPSYSSSTCGSHTVPSLHAGLPSQEYAPGYNGSYLHSTYSSQPAPALPSPHPSPLHSSGLLQPPPPPPPPPALVPGYNGTSNLSSYSYPSASYPPQTAVGSGYSPGGAPPPPSAYLPSGIPAPTPLPPTTVPGYTYQGHGLTPIAPSALTNSSASSLKRKAFYMAGQGDMDSSYGNYSYGQQRSTQSPMYRMPDNSISNTNRGNGFDRSAETSSLAFKPTKQLMSSEQQRKFSSQSSRALTPPSYSTAKNSLGSRSSESFGKYTSPVMSEHGDEHRQLLSHPMQGPGLRAATSSNHSVDEQLKNTDTHLIDLVTNEIITQGPPVDWNDIAGLDLVKAVIKEEVLWPVLRSDAFSGLTALPRSILLFGPRGTGKTLLGRCIASQLGATFFKIAGSGLVAKWLGEAEKIIHASFLVARCRQPSVIFVSDIDMLLSSQVNEEHSPVSRMRTEFLMQLDTVLTSAEDQIVVICATSKPEEIDESLRRYFMKRLLIPLPDSTARHQIIVQLLSQHNYCLNDKEFALLVQRTEGFSGLDVAHLCQEAVVGPLHAMPATDLSAIMPSQLRPVTYQDFENAFCKIQPSISQKELDMYVEWNKMFGCSQ; from the coding sequence GCTTGAAGATGCAGTGGACGCCAGAGCATGCCCAGTGGCCAGAACAGCACTTTGACATCACCTCAACCACTCGGTCTCCTGCCCACAAAGTTGAAGCCTACAGAGGTCATTTGCAGCGCACCTATCAGTACGCCTGGGCGAATGATGACATATCTGCTCTGACTGCATCCAACCTACTAAAAAAATATGCAGAGAAGTATTCCGGCATTTTGGAAGGTCCCGTGGACCGACCCGTACTCAGCAACTATTCAGACGCACCATCAGGACTAGTGAACGGTCGGAAAAATGAAAGTGAACCCTGGCAGCCTTCCTTGAATTCAGAAGCAGTTTATCCCATGAACTGTGTTCCGGATGTTATCACTGCCGGCAAAGCTGGAGTCAGTTCAGCCCTCCCTCCAACAGATGTCTCTGCGAGTATAGGGAGCTCTCCTGGGGTAGCCAGCAACCTGACAGAACCTAGTTATTCAAGTAGTACCTGTGGAAGCCACACTGTACCCAGTCTTCATGCAGGGCTCCCATCTCAGGAATATGCCCCAGGATACAACGGATCATATTTGCATTCTACTTACAGTAGTCAGCCAGCACCTGCACTTCCTTCACCTCATCCGTCTCCTTTGCATAGCTCTGGGCTCCTACAGCCCCCTCCACCACCTCCTCCGCCACCAGCCTTGGTCCCAGGCTACAATGGGACTTCTAACCTCTCCAGTTACAGCTATCCGTCTGCTAGCTATCCTCCTCAGACTGCTGTGGGGTCTGGGTACAGCCCGGGGGGGGCACCGCCTCCACCTTCAGCGTACCTGCCTTCAGGAATTCCTGCTCCCACCCCCCTACCCCCCACCACAGTTCCTGGCTACACCTACCAGGGCCATGGTTTGACGCCTATTGCACCATCGGCTCTGACAAACAGTTCAGCAAGTTCTCTCAAAAGGAAAGCTTTCTATATGGCAGGGCAAGGAGATATGGACTCCAGTTATGGAAATTACAGCTATGGCCAACAGAGATCTACACAGAGTCCTATGTACAGAATGCCCGACAACAGCATTTCAAACACAAATCGGGGGAATGGCTTTGACAGAAGTGCTGAAACATCATCCTTAGCATTTAAGCCAACGAAGCAGCTAATGTCctctgaacagcaaaggaaattCAGCAGCCAGTCCAGTAGGGCTCTGACCCCTCCTTCCTACAGTACTGCTAAAAATTCATTGGGATCAAGATCCAGTGAATCCTTTGGGAAGTACACATCGCCAGTAATGAGTGAGCATGGGGACGAGCACAGGCAGCTCCTCTCTCACCCAATGCAAGGCCCTGGACTCCGTGCAGCTACCTCATCCAACCACTCTGTGGACGAGCAACTGAAGAATACTGACACGCACCTCATCGACCTGGTAACCAATGAGATTATCACCCAAGGACCTCCAGTGGACTGGAATGACATTGCTGGTCTCGACCTGGTGAAGGCTGTCATTAAAGAGGAGGTTTTATGGCCAGTGTTGAGATCAGACGCATTCAGTGGACTGACGGCCTTACCTCGGAGCATCCTTTTATTTGGACCTCGGGGGACAGGCAAAACATTATTGGGCAGATGCATCGCTAGTCAGCTGGGGgccacatttttcaaaattgccGGTTCTGGACTAGTCGCCAAGTGGTtaggagaagcagagaaaattatCCATGCCTCTTTTCTTGTGGCCAGGTGTCGCCAGCCCTCGGTGATTTTTGTTAGTGACATTGACATGCTTCTGTCCTCTCAAGTGAATGAGGAACACAGTCCAGTGAGTCGGATGAGAACCGAATTTCTGATGCAACTGGACACTGTACTAACTTCGGCTGAGGACCAAATCGTAGTAATTTGTGCCACCAGTAAACcagaagaaatagatgaatccCTTCGGAGGTACTTCATGAAACGACTTTTAATCCCACTTCCTGACAGCACAGCGAGGCACCAGATAATAGTACAACTGCTCTCACAGCACAATTACTGTCTCAATGACAAGGAGTTTGCACTGCTTGTCCAGCGCACAGAAGGCTTTTCTGGACTAGACGTGGCTCATTTGTGTCAGGAAGCAGTGGTGGGCCCCCTCCATGCCATGCCAGCCACAGACCTTTCAGCCATTATGCCCAGCCAGTTGAGGCCCGTTACATATCAAGACTTTGAAAATGCTTTCTGCAAGATTCAGCCTAGCATATCTCAAAAGGAGCTTGATATGTATGTTGAATGGAACAAAATGTTTGGTTGCAGTCAGTGA